The Vanessa atalanta chromosome 12, ilVanAtal1.2, whole genome shotgun sequence nucleotide sequence TTTCAGACGAATTGCGTCATGAAACGAACGAGATCGTAAATGAAACAGAAAACGAACTATCTTTATTCAAACGTACCATAACTTGCTTGTGttcttactaaatattatttttgttccaTGGGTCTCATCAACACGTCCCCGTCATATTTCCGTCTGATTTTCATTAAATGCTTAGCTATATCTCCGAATCTCATTAGAGCAGCTCTTAAAAGATCGTATTTGGACGGTCATCGACCGAATGTTTCACTTTACACAAAGAATGGCCCAAACTTTCTAACTTTTCGAATAAAACTTCAAGTAGCACTTAAACTTGAGTTTCACCCTTCCAGTAGCTAagctaagtaataataatacttgtgATATAGTAGCTTGCTCACAAATGttgagtatattattatttttttccgtaCCTTTACTTCTGCTTTAGTTAACTACTGGTAGATAACCCTTTCAAATACTAACCGAATATTTTAAGTTGCTAATGATGATGCAATTAACCTTGAATTTGCCAAATTTATTGACCGATATTTTGAATTCTGATAATATATGatgtttgtatgtttaatgaaattatatatgtaatgattttaaaatatattccttttgAGAAAACTTATGACACTCGTTACCTACCTTCGTATCTAAAggatttaagtaaaaatataaatgacaaggttaaatattattgaaataagaaaGTCTATGAAAGATCAGGTGACTATGAAACTTTTAGCTTTTAAGCTAATacttgtacatattatatgctACGATAATGATGTTCAAATGCTGAATGTGTtatcaaacataataatatattgtggaATATTGCTAAGCAGAAACAACATCAAATCAAATACCAAGTTACATGTATATAAGTGGCACACATTCTTCGATAGCCTCTAAGATTTTTACttgcttaataattattatcagactTCTTTTGAAGACTTAAACGGTCCTTCAATTTTTAGCTGAGCTAACTAAACAACTATGAGTAAAGGATACACTATATTATCTTCTTGTAATATTGAATCAATTCAATCCATTAGATGCCAGTTAAGGCTGCGATCTTGGTAGGATAAGATCTTTTGTTCTTAAAATTCACAGCAGAACTTCTGTTCGTtctgttaaaatttttactaaGTTCTGGTAAAATTTCGAAGACAAAGAGTCGCATATAATTCCTATTTACAAATCTGGCGATAAACATAATTCAGAATTATAGAAATGTTTCAAAACTACAGCAttcgaataaagtatttatgatAACGTCACGTGatcaaatagatttaattaaagcGTTCGAAAAACTATCtcgtttatgttattaaatatcaaaggcTACTTGctcatattttgtataaattacatcCGGTGTACCTTAAGGTTCCTCTCTTGATCTTCTTGATCCGTTattgttcaatatatatataagtatatttataagtactatatgctaataattaaaaaatataaagaaattaatcatatcaacgattgtattttattacaaaacgacgtaaataatctttgtaaatattgttttaagattCTTTTGATTCTTAATGTTAAAATCATTTACttgcatttttttcatttttcattttcatcacaggaaataatttcaaaaattaagtataaaatgaaataacatttaattataaatgctaatgtGTGAATTAAAAGGACTAGAAGTTGTTTGAAGGtagtatataacttatataattaacttaaattctagacaaaaaaaaatttacaaacataatatgtatgtgttaTAGAGATGAAAGTGCTGAATCATCCGCTATCATACAACCCGTATCTCTCCTTGTCTTACATAGACAAGCTAGAAAAAGAtcttaaattaagttataaacaatttataaaatcacatttaagctattatttaatgagccaatttgtaaatttaaaagtacttatatattctaatttttttaaaaatattaaacatatatattttaattttagtcttatacgttaaaagtaaaataagaataagGCTTTCCTCTAATAAACCTTTATTGATCTTATTtgcttgtttaatatttttaccaatgTGATATGTAAATGTGTGTGTATTATTGCATAATTgcatacacaataaataaaaacatcatttGCCTTAACTATTAACAAATCCCAGAGACGAACATTATCTTTGTAATTGGTTCGTATTGacctaaaatattgttttctctATGGGCTTATATTATGATGGTCTATTACGAGTTAGATCATCCCAAAAGCTGGTTATATTGCTACCGGAAAATAAATCAACCGCAAACATTTTATACAGAataggtttaaattaaatataataagattttatttgtaccttttaattaaatttaataattttattaactggtcttttattttttttatctatgtgATAAGGATTAAATtagactacttttattttagagaaaGGATTAGGGTTCCGTGGATATCAATAAAATTCGTACTCCTTTCGGACGAAGTAGCGGGCGAAAGCTAGCTATTTCATGTTTTAGTGTGAGAAAAAATACTTACGAATGAAGAAAGGTTCAAAATGAATGCCATATGTACGACTGTAATGTTTAAAGTCGTTAAGATGAGAAAAAATATAAGACGAAGTTTTCTCATcccttattataaatataaaatattcaaattgtaatcttcaaaatatacgttaaaatgtttttttaaaacatcagcTTATTCGATTTTATGCTGAAATGGATggctttattatatatgaaaatttcgtatttttagataattaaataagcaTACAAGGCAGTttggaaacattttttaaaagcgATACAGCTTTTAACGTTAATCAAGTCTAATCaaagaacattttattcaaCTTAACAATTGcgaacacttttgaatcttagtttaacaatattaaattaatttaaagttacatgtggttcgaaatgtagattttacTTAGAAAAACCGACACTAATTcagtagttaaaaaataaaattgcataaacaaataaaatcaaatacaattgaattattatttattctgcaTATAAATCTACGTAATccacagttatttaaaaataatataagctgTATTGTTGAGAAATACGCCTTATTAATCAAAGTGTTTtaacataagatttaaatttataaataatgttcaataaatatctaaatctgcttaatttcaacgaaattctgccatatgtataTTCCActaacacgcattggagcagcgtggtggaatatcctcaaaaccttctcctcaaagggagtggaggccttagcccagcagtgggaaatttacaggctgctaatataatctattttcttcgtaaaattacaaatttaaccgCTTTATACATATGATGCACTGCGGTGTCaggttaattatttgtaatatgcgATAGTTGATGCGTGCATCGCTTAGGAAGTATCTAATGCAACGCTTCAGGCGTTAATCCATTAACAGGTAGGATTGTCACCTGACGTCTAGAgtgctttaaattataaataaattcatatttttatgaaagaggcttaacttatttttttcaaatatttaagataaatagtttatttttattttttgtagtgaTAACTTCCTATGGGatggtaaaccgcttcgttacgtctggcttccctttcacTTACGTATTTCggatagactttttttttttaagttatcacttcccTCGGATATCCCGAGGTGCATACATATGCACGTTAAGTTGCATAAGTAAGTGGTCACTTGCTCCATTCATAAATAGCGGTAAAGTGAACATAAAAACTCTTAAGGTAATGTGTagtctaaaataaatgtaaggatTCAAGTTCTCAAATAAACTAAATGtcgcaattataattaataaacataaaatattttacagacaaTAATTTGTATGATAACATTTCAATTTGTTGTATATGTATAACAGCAGATAACtatgttgttaatattttcaagcattattattatcaggatgattttttatcattctATTAGTCATATAAGCGAACGTTTATAAGTACGTGATAATCATAAACTTATTCGTAATTAGACAAAGTTACGCGTTAATGTCAATGTCATTATTTCTAGGTTAAGTGGACTTGCGTTAATGGATACCAATCCTAACCACTTAATTGAAGATAGCAgtgatatatataactaataaacaGCTATGGAAAGctaaatatgttttatcaaAGTTATCCGGACAATGAATTACCTAACATCGTCACCATTCTCGCCTTTGACTAATTTAATTGCGTACGGTGCAGTATGATTTAGCAGAATTTTACGGCTGGCCGCTTTCCTAACGTCAATCCTCCCAGGGAATGGTTTTACTCGTGAATTAGTTGCCAATATACGAGTATTAAACACCCAAACTTCAgctttgaataaaaatagaaataatattttgttaaaaataaagttaaaaagtcGCACTAAGAAAACCGTTAAACTAATCGACATGCCTAAAATGCGGtctgttttttttcttcaatcttCAAACACCCGAActgactataattaaattatctatataaacgGATAGTTGATTTTATTGCATGTATATAAAAGTCGTTTTGTACAGTGTAACGCAAATGCGTTCTTGGTAACAATAAAACCGCTGCAAGTCGACTATATAGACCTACTACTAATGTCTGGATAAATCACAGCGAAATTGCTTTCAACGTCGATGGTTGTGGGCTTGTTTCCTGCTTGGACGGATATTTGTACTAGTTGTAGACATTCCTTTTGATCTAGATTTAATCATATGTTACAAGTCGGTAATAATtacacatacaataaataattagtaagcCAGTACTCATGAAAatgaaaacacaaaaatatagttgtatagtaaatttatttaccaaTAGCAACTCATTTCGGTTTCACAAGTcatatgcaatttattaataaagaaatataaatgtaattcataCCCTACggtactcaggaataatgtctggagtgttttttttaattgaatcattAGTTCTCAGGAGACTACCTCCtacatataatcaaataatatatacctatttataatattagtgttattTCAAACaccacaaaaaataatttcaatactttatatataagaacGTTAAAACCCTATCGACTTATTCACGTCTATTGGAACTAATAGAATCCTTAAGAAACATAAAGTACGATGTTATCGGTCTCTCAGAAGTAAGAAAACTCGGCAACAGAATAAAGGAACAcgacgaatttattttttactactttGGAGTAACGCCGGGATTATATCGCGGCATAAGAACCAGATGAACGtatctacaaaaaaatcaaaaaaagttttatttcataaaacggTTCACAATATAGTCCTTAATGAATTGCCAAAACGAGGTAACGGTAAAgtcaatatttatcaaattccaAAAAAACTAAATAGCTTCAGAATAATTTTCAATGGAACCAGAAAAACGTATTATGAATACCGTTTAAATAGTTCTAATTATCTTCTTACCTCTTTAGAGCTATAGGAACGTATTtctaaaaacaatgtttttatgatTAGAATATAGTTCGTTTGGCAATATTATACGAACCATAAGAACGTAAAAGCTTATACGTTGTTTTGGtcattacaaaattttgtaatgatGCTTATTTTAAAGAACCAGAGTAACATTTGTGTATTTACGTTGTATTGGCACAAACATTTTTGttagataaataatacaatcaatGGCCAAAACGATGTATTACGATTTACGTTTTTGTGGCAGTACTATTTTGTTCGATTAGTATTATAGTCCattgacaaaatataaacttacgtTAATTTGGCATTTAAAAGTTGATGTAAGGTCTCAACGAGTAGAATCACGCAGTGCGGGGAGCCCCCTGATTTGAAGTTAGGACACTACTTTTTTTGCTGTTACTTCGTAATAGTGattttaagtaacaataatactgtgattcaataaaatgaagaaaaacaaTAGAAACTGGAAGATTTTAGAATCGTTGAAACGAAGAGAACCATCTCAGGTTCGCGACGAATTCCATCAGATTTTTGAACAGGTgagttatctatctatattatacctatattttagtgttgacttttattaatttgcattaaGCGTGCTGTTGTAAGGGTTCGATTCCTAAGTACGTAAGGTTAGTGTAAAAGAGTTTGAAAccgaataatactaataataatattgtattatttttattataaaatgtatgtaatttacgatttaaatttattaatattatataatcaaaccATTTTACTCATTAGAATCAATATTAAGTACCTATACCTACagcaatgatattattttttttaaagttaaatatttttgtatcgtttTGTCTCAGGAACCAACTCATTCAATCGAAACCATTTGCAATGCTGCCGTTGAAGAAATCAACAATTGCTTAAGCCCTTGTCCTCAACCATCCTTTAGTAGATTAACGACAACATTAGAAAATGATTCTCTCTCTGTTTTTGACGAGCTTGGACCGTCACCCACAAAATTATTGACATTGGAAAATGTGTcacttattgatttaaatgatgatttgtatttatcacATTCGAGCAATGGTGGCGAGCCTGCGCCAGATGAATGTATATTGTCATCAAGTGATTTTTCAATTTCAGAAACAAGaaataatgttcaaataaatGACATTATGACCCAAAACATTCCTCATTCTAGTAATACTCTTGATACAAACATAGAAACGAATACTACCGATATTGCTGGGGTTCAGTCTGTCATACCTGGTCTTCAAAATCGGAAACGCCAGCGCCGAGGTCAGGCGGAGCCCGAGAAATAGAAGAAGAATTTGAGAAAAAACAGAAGACAAAAAGGTGAACCTTACCTCTCCAGTAAAGGTGTATTAAAACCAGGAAAATTATTGGGTGAATCGAAGTGTATGGGGACGTGTCGAGAAAAATGTACGACCAGATTTAGTGAAGAAGAGCGGCTGGAAATCTTTTCATCTTTTTGGaacattgataatataaatcagAAGAGGCAATATATTGTAGGCTTAGTTAATCGAATACCTACACAAACAAAACGAACTGCTAATTTAGATAGTAAAAggaaaatgacaaataaatattttctaaaaaaaagtgGAGCCACAGAAAAGGAAAAGGTATGTCAAAAATTCTTTTTAGCAACATTGAGTGTCTCAGAAACATTTGTgagattttgtttcaaaaaattGACTGAAACTAATGTTGTTGACGCTGATAGACGGGGAAAACACGTGCCTCATAATAAAAAGTCTGAAGATACCAGGCAGTTCATACGAGATCATATTAAATCATTTCCCCGAATGCCAGCACACTATTCCcgaaaagatacaaaaaaagagTTCATAGACCAAGATTTGAATGTAGTCAAGATGTACGagctttatataagtaaatgttgTGAAGAGCAAAGAGAACCTGTTGACATAGCTTATTACCGTatggtttttaataaagaatttaatattgGTTTCTATAGGCAACGAAAAGATTTGTgtgataaatgttttactttcCAACATTCAAACGCAGAAGAAAAAGAGAAGCAGAAAGAAGAAtatgaaaaacatataaaaagaaaagttacTGCACGCCGACATCGTGATGAAGCAAAAATATTAGCACAATCTGGTGATATACATTTCGTTGAATATGACTTGGAAGCCATTTGTAATTGCCCTTCATCATCATCTAAGCTAATTTATTACAAACGGCGAATTGCAATTTACAACTTTACTATGCTGGATTTTGACACAGAAAAGCGTAACGTTTTCTGTTATTGCTGGCACGAAGGTATTGGAAAAAAAGGGGCTGTTGAAATCGGGTCATGTTTGTTGAAATATCTGAAAACCAAAGCTGATGGTAAACCAATTGTATTTATGTCAGATACATGTGCGAGCCAATGtcgtaatgtatatatatcagcACTGCTACTGTACTGCGTTGAAGCTTTCAATATACCAGAGATTAACCAAAAGTATTTTGAACCTGGGCACAGTCAAATGGAAGCAGATAACATCCATGCAACTATTGAACTGGCTAAGAAGAATATACCTTTATTTCATCCATCtggattttatacaattataagaaAAGCTTCTCGAAAAAATCCATATGACGTCCATGAAATGGGAACAGAAGACTTCGTAGACATTAAATACCTAAAAACTATATTAGTTAAGAATGCTAAAGTGGACAGTGATGGCAATGCTGTCAACTGGTTAAAAATAAGATGGCTGCAATATCGTAAAGaagacaataaacatatatattttaaatatgatctggaggatgatgattttaaaatgattaaaattatcagAAGAGGCAAAAGACTACCTGTGGAACAAATCGTGTTGAAAAATGCATATGACAAACCCTTACCCATTTCTAGTGAAAAGTATGACGATTTACAAGACTTATGCAGACAAGGCATTATTCCAACGCAATACCATGATTTTTATAAAGGGTTTTCAGTTGGAACTCCAACAACAGATGatgaagataattaatattttactaaactcTGATATGCTGATtacaggttttattatttaaattgtactattttatttcagtagtaaataaatattattgattaattgccTATTTAATTACTCATTTTATCACTACAATGACATAGACATAATATAACTTAACTTCACAAATAACGTATTTAAGTTTGATAACAACataagtttgaaaataattaagggCCACAATAACGTATGTCAaccgaattttaaatatatatatattgaatctatgtaaacatatataaagaaataattactattttttttaaagctctAATAGTATGGCTATACAtagaaaaaatgtgtttttcccATACtagtattttatctgtattaaaaaGCT carries:
- the LOC125067914 gene encoding uncharacterized protein LOC125067914, which translates into the protein MKKNNRNWKILESLKRREPSQVRDEFHQIFEQEPTHSIETICNAAVEEINNCLSPCPQPSFSRLTTTLENDSLSVFDELGPSPTKLLTLENVSLIDLNDDLYLSHSSNGGEPAPDECILSSSDFSISETRNNVQINDIMTQNIPHSSNTLDTNIETNTTDIAGVQSVIPGLQNRKRQRRGQAEPEK